The Sphingomonas sp. HF-S4 sequence ACAACGTCAGAAATGACGCGACCAGCTCACGCTGGCAAACACTTGCCGCGGGATGGAGCAGCCCGGTAGCTCGTCAGGCTCATAACCTGAAGGTCGCAGGTTCAAATCCTGCTCCCGCAACCAAACACCAGACAACCAAGCCGTCTCAGGATCTCCTGAGGCGGTTTTTTTGTGCCCTTTTCCTGAGCTTAGCCCGAGTCGCGAGCCTCCGGGGCGTCTCTCCGAATGCCGCCAGATGCCACCACGTCGATTTGCTTTTGGGAGTATTTTCCGGGGTAATCCCCGCAGACACCTGCGGAGCACCCCCAAATGGCTCTCAAGAGCCCCTATGGCGCGCCCGCCGATCGCATGAAAGAAGAAGCGCGAGCATCTCGTGCCACTCGCGCCGCAGGTGGCCGACTTGCTGAAGGAGGTTCGCGCCTATTCGACAGGCGGCCACGTCTGCAACGCGGGGCGGCGACGAAACGCTGGATTGGAACCCTAAGACCGTCGACAACGGAGGCAATGGGCCTGCTCAGCATAATCCTTTCGCTCGGTGTGGCGAACTCGGTGTTCCTTGCCGCTCTAGTCGTGCGCAATGGGACCGACGTTATCGCGAACCGCCTTCTTGCAACGCTCCTGATGTTAGTAGCGCTGCGGTTGTGCATCTACGTTCTTGGGTTCGCTGGCGCTTACGACGCACACCCTTGGCTGACGTTCGCACCGCTCGATATGTCGGCGGGGTTTGCGCCGCTCTTATGGCTATACGTCCGGGCGAAATTGGGACGATTTCCGAGAGACTGGCGCGTGCATCTCGTCCCTGCGGCGATCCAGTTGCTCTACCAATTGATTTGTTTCGCGCTGCCGCTGGACGCCAAATGGGAGTGGTACACTACTTCGCATCTTCCCTTGGTTGCGCCGGCGGCAATGTGGGCCATTCTATTTGCCGGCACCGTCTATCTGGCGCTGTGCTGGTGCGAGCAGGCGAAATATCAAGCGTGGCTCGATACCCGCTTTGCCGATCGCGAACACTGGCGGCTTGGATGGCTGCGGGTGATGATCGCGGCATTCGCAGTGCTTCTGGGAGTCACCGTAGCCGCCGCCGCATGGCACGCGTTCGTCCACCCGCTCGACTATTTCGGGCGCGCGCCGATCATGTTCGGCTTCTGTCTGCTCGCTTATGTACTGGGCCTTTTCGGCTGGCGGCACAGCGAGACCGTCTACTCCGTCAGGGCCGCAAGCGAAGCGGATTCGTTTCGCAGGACCGACTATATCAGACAGGCTGAAATTTGGACGCGGCGGATCGAGGCGCAGGGCTGGTGGCGGGAGGAAGGGTTAACGCTCGGGGAGGTCGCGCACCGGCTCGGCACGTCCGAACGCAGCCTGTCGCGTGCGCTCAACGGGGGGAGTGGCGAGAACTTCAATAGGATTATCAACGCGATGAGAGTCAGCGCGATAAAGCGTGCGCTTGCCGATCCGGACGAGGCACGAGACCTGCTGACGCTCGCACTCGACTATGGGTTCTCGTCCAAGGCCAGTTTCAATCGCGCGTTCCGACAAGTCGTGGGATTGACGCCCTCGGCCTGGCGTAGCGAAATCCGCCAGGGCACGATTTAGGCGGATTGTGCAGCGACGCGCCGAGCGAATTGAAGGCCATTAGCGCCCTCCTGCTGGAGCTGCGCCATTCTTATTACCCTACTCCTGTCCATCGCTTCGCCCGACCCTGATTCGCTGTTCGCGTCGGTCGCGCGCAAGGACACGCCCGGTTGCACTCTCGATGTCCGGCGGGGTGGCAAGA is a genomic window containing:
- a CDS encoding helix-turn-helix domain-containing protein, translating into MGLLSIILSLGVANSVFLAALVVRNGTDVIANRLLATLLMLVALRLCIYVLGFAGAYDAHPWLTFAPLDMSAGFAPLLWLYVRAKLGRFPRDWRVHLVPAAIQLLYQLICFALPLDAKWEWYTTSHLPLVAPAAMWAILFAGTVYLALCWCEQAKYQAWLDTRFADREHWRLGWLRVMIAAFAVLLGVTVAAAAWHAFVHPLDYFGRAPIMFGFCLLAYVLGLFGWRHSETVYSVRAASEADSFRRTDYIRQAEIWTRRIEAQGWWREEGLTLGEVAHRLGTSERSLSRALNGGSGENFNRIINAMRVSAIKRALADPDEARDLLTLALDYGFSSKASFNRAFRQVVGLTPSAWRSEIRQGTI